One region of Miscanthus floridulus cultivar M001 chromosome 19, ASM1932011v1, whole genome shotgun sequence genomic DNA includes:
- the LOC136526051 gene encoding uncharacterized protein gives MEQAEEEEATPHEAKAHESDEAEPPSVVEATEAEAEALRISEAEATEAEASRTTKVEVAESGALRTAEAKVVEAGVGMAEPVAQEAEIEAAQASIPPSEVADAETASIVEQPTLTSGEGSSALVRVQPEPHRWDHPRVLWQSRDHPEGEPLFTLEDTAKGGCWDSFEQYRHLAERSLQTALSIMADDLPGVAQELEARSLGKSLFLRRERGV, from the exons ATGGAacaagcggaggaggaggaggctacACCCCATGAGGCCAAGGCCCATGAGTCAGATGAAGCCGAGCCTCCCTCAGTCGTTGAGGCCACCGAGGCCGAAGCTGAGGCTCTTAGGATTTCTgaggccgaggcgacggaggccgaGGCGTCCAGGACCACCAAGGTCGAGGTGGCAGAGTCTGGAGCCCTCAGGACTGCCGAGGCCAAGGTGGTGGAGGCCGGTGTGGGCATGGCGGAGCCAGTGGCCCAGGAAGCGGAGATAGAGGCGGCGCAAGCCTCAATACCGCCCTCG gaggtggcagatGCCGAGACGGCCAGCATCGTGGAGCAGCCTACTCTgacctctggcgagggaagctcagccctcgtgcgggtacaacccgagccccacaGGTGGGACCACCCGCGTGTCTTATGGCAGAGCCGGGAccaccctgagggggagcccctGTTCACCCTTGAGGACACGGCCAAGGGGGGTTGTTGGgactccttcgagcaataccgccatttggcagagcggtcgctgcagacagcgctGTCCATCATGGCTGATGACCTACCCGGCGTCGCCCAG GAGCTCGAGgctcggtccctcgggaagtcgctgttcctccggcgggagaggggcgtctag
- the LOC136526052 gene encoding very-long-chain 3-oxoacyl-CoA reductase 1-like codes for MELARRGLNLVLLDLDAANLEDTSDMVVSRHGVETKTAVFDLSLVGTPRGDESMRRLRAAIEGLDVGALVNNAGVSRPSMHEADVEALVRMVRVNLWALTEVTAAVLPENWAGCKVTFLSTY; via the exons ATGGAGCTCGCGCGCCGCGGCCTAAACCTCGTCCTCCTCGACCTCGACGCCGCCAACCTTGAGGACACCTCCGACATGGTCGTGTCTCGCCACGGCGTGGAGACCAAGACCGCGGTGTTCGACCTCTCACTCGTGGGCACCCCTCGAG GCGACGAGTCCATGAGGCGGCTCCGAGCAGCCATCGAGGGGCTGGACGTCGGGGCGCTGGTGAACAACGCCGGCGTGTCAAGGCCGTCCATGCACGAGGCCGACGTGGAGGCGTTGGTGCGGATGGTGCGTGTCAACCTGTGGGCCCTCACGGAGGTGACAGCCGCTGTCCTGCCCGAAAACTGGGCCGGTTGCAAAGTGACTTTTCTTAGTACTTACTAA
- the LOC136526053 gene encoding protein FAR1-RELATED SEQUENCE 3-like, with translation MEKELIATFNKVNVPDRKIMVVLSYIRGDVTPYNKKHISNEKTKINKATSDNDMQQVYDWFSKKQAEDPMFFYKFSIDENNKVKNIFWSNGTSRRYYEEFGDCISFDTTYNTNKYSLKFAPIVGITSHGDNCLFGCAFIMDETTETFEWLF, from the coding sequence ATGGAGAAGGAACTTATTGCAACATTCAACAAAGTGAATGTACCAGATAGGAAGATTATGGTAGTCCTATCTTATATAAGAGGGGATGTCACTCCATACAACAAGAAACATATCAGCAACGAGAAGACAAAGATAAATAAGGCAACATCAGATAATGACATGCAACAAGTGTATGACTGGTTCTCTAAGAAACAGGCTGAGGACCCAATGTTCTTCTACAAGTTTTCCATAGATGAAAACAATAAAGTGAAAAACATTTTCTGGTCCAATGGTACAAGCAGAAGGTACTATGAGGAATTTGGAGATTGCATCAGTTTTGATACAACCTACAACACAAACAAGTACTCCCTCAAGTTTGCACCAATTGTTGGTATTACAAGTCATGGGGACAATTGCCTGTTTGGCTGCGCTTTCATAATGGATGAAACTACAGAAACTTTTGAGTGGTTGTTTTAG